AAGACGCAGGGCTAACTGTTGTCCCCCTTGACGACGTAGATCTTCTTTTGATTCGTTGGGGATATCCCAGTAAGCATAAGCCCACTGAGGATCGCGAGGTAGGAGGGTAATGCGATTTTCACCGTAGCCACCGGGCAGATCTCCTAAACCATCATCCACCGAACCTAGGATATCTTCGATCGGGTTAGCTTGACCTAATTCAAATTTTGCTGCTTCCACTGGTTTTTCCTCTTTAATAATAGATTTAAAATTGCCGCTGACTCCCATAGCTTGGGTAATTGCCTCGATTAATTGCATTTTCCGCATCCGGCTGTAACGAGAGACGCTGTATTGACTGGCAACTCGTCGCAGCTGCCGCAAGGTCATCTCATCTAAGGGTGGGTATTCTGGAACCATGAGTTGACACTCTCCGATTAGTTACGACGGCAAATGTTTTTGAGCATTTGCAAAAGTAGTGATCTGGTTAACCCTTCTAACTACTCATCGATTGCTTTGTGAACGAGAGATCCACTCGATGGGGATCAAGGGGATCGCTTGTTATAAATACCTATTAAACAGTAAGATTCCGATTTTGGCCAAGTACATTGTCATGATTTCTTGATAAAACCGCCAAACCCTTGATCCCAAAAAGATTGTAATATCAGGAAGTTTTGATACGCTGTGCTGCATTGAAACTGCATCAGGAAATTTTAGTACAAATGCTCGCCGCTCCCCACTGTTTACTTAACACTCTCCACTCGACCGAATCTAAAACCTAATTGGTTAAGCTAAAAGCTTTGATGTACTTAGTTTCTAACCTTCTTTTTAGGTAGGAGAATTGCTAGATTCTTTCTTTTGCCTGTTGCCCCTTGCCTGTTGCCTGTTGCCTTTTGCCTTCAGAAGCTGATTACCGATCACTGATTTGTACTCCGATCCCGATCGCCTGTAATCTGATATTGAGACTTTTAGTTAAGGAGACTGAACCGCTTGGCTACCCGTGTGATTATTGTTCGTCATGGACAAAGCAGTTATAACGCACAGCAGAAAATACAAGGTCGCAGTGATGGCTCGGTTTTGACGGAAAAAGGGCATCTGGACGCGGAAAAAGTGGGAAATGCCCTCAGTCAAATCGATATCGCCGCTTTTTACTGTAGTCCTCTCCAAAGAGCTAAATCTACTGCTGAGGTGATTCAGTCTCGTTTAAATAACTCTCCCGTCATTCAACCCACTTCGCAGTTACTAGAAATCGATCTGCCTATCTGGGAAAATATGGTCAAAGAGGAGGTAAAAGCTCAATACCCGCAAGAATATCGGGATTGGCACCAAAAACCTCACGAATTTAAGATGATACTGCCCGATGGTCAAGAACATTATCCCGTTCTCTCTCTCTATCAACAAGCCCAAGATTTTTGGCGAGAAATTATTCCCCAACACCAGGGACAAACTATCCTCATTGTTGCCCATAACGGCATTAATCGCTGTTTAATCCTCAGTGCCATCGGTATTCCAGTTTCCTTATACCATTCCCTACAACAATCTAACTGTTGCGTTAATGTTCTCAATTTTACGCGTAATTTTGGTGATCCTGTCCAGGTGGAATCCCTCAATCAAACGGCACACTTAGGGATAGCTTTACCCCCACCACGTCCTCCTTTCCAAGGTTCGAGGCTGCTGCTGGTGCGTCACGGAGAAACCCAATGGAATCGGGATAAACGTTTTCAAGGGGTGCGCGATATTCCTCTCAATGATAATGGCAAAGCTCAAGCTGAGAAAGCCGCCGAATTTCTGCGAGAAACGGCGATCGATCACGCTGTCACCAGTCCTTTATCCCGTCCCAAGGAAACTGCCCAAATTATCCTGCAATATCACCCCAATGTCACCTTAGACACCCAAGTGGATCTGACAGAAATCTGTCACGGACTTTGGGAAGGTAAATTAGAGGAGGAAATTGAAGCGAGTTTCCCCGGGATGTTAGAAGACTGGAAAAATGCCCCAGAAACCGTGCAAATGCCGGAAGGGGAGAATTTACAGGAAGTTTGGGATCGAGCGATCGC
This Microcystis wesenbergii NRERC-220 DNA region includes the following protein-coding sequences:
- a CDS encoding histidine phosphatase family protein; this translates as MATRVIIVRHGQSSYNAQQKIQGRSDGSVLTEKGHLDAEKVGNALSQIDIAAFYCSPLQRAKSTAEVIQSRLNNSPVIQPTSQLLEIDLPIWENMVKEEVKAQYPQEYRDWHQKPHEFKMILPDGQEHYPVLSLYQQAQDFWREIIPQHQGQTILIVAHNGINRCLILSAIGIPVSLYHSLQQSNCCVNVLNFTRNFGDPVQVESLNQTAHLGIALPPPRPPFQGSRLLLVRHGETQWNRDKRFQGVRDIPLNDNGKAQAEKAAEFLRETAIDHAVTSPLSRPKETAQIILQYHPNVTLDTQVDLTEICHGLWEGKLEEEIEASFPGMLEDWKNAPETVQMPEGENLQEVWDRAIACWQQIVKTYSNSDSPKTIMVVAHDAINKVILCYLLGLKPANFWNIKQGNGAVSVIDYPKGVESQPVLQAINITSHLGAGILDRTAAGAL